In Rhizobium sp. WSM4643, the following are encoded in one genomic region:
- a CDS encoding DUF6492 family protein: MIDSRIDAFMCVHSRDIEYLLEASLRSYQQHFPDKGNLTMVTDNPAALRAFLDAKGLVPGAAVTGDNDWLSASELELPGWFRQQIIKLRAFEFCRTEHFCNLGADTLLLRPIATTDLIDRRQPVLYYSSHRLPDLHYRFEKKRLRNVAKILGVEPARSFRYVDFINDFFCFKREWLIALNDYIASKYGSKPYVELLKGLSASKDQTRFGEWTLYSVFLLDVMHQSPTMRDARGAYLTQIHSRLGLTLSRLDSKIVHLVQKSFDPNVIRQKLMKVNPGAAQIVGATAWADAGVRPR, from the coding sequence ATGATCGATAGCCGTATCGACGCTTTCATGTGCGTCCATTCGCGGGACATCGAATATCTACTCGAAGCGTCCCTTCGCTCCTACCAGCAGCATTTCCCCGACAAGGGAAACCTGACCATGGTCACCGACAACCCGGCCGCTTTAAGAGCCTTCCTCGACGCGAAGGGTCTCGTGCCTGGCGCCGCCGTCACCGGCGACAACGATTGGCTTTCGGCCAGCGAACTGGAACTTCCCGGCTGGTTTCGGCAGCAGATCATCAAGCTGCGCGCCTTCGAATTCTGCCGGACCGAGCATTTCTGTAATCTCGGTGCGGATACACTGCTGCTGCGGCCCATTGCGACGACCGATCTGATCGACCGGCGCCAACCGGTTCTCTATTATTCCAGCCACAGGCTTCCCGATCTGCACTACCGTTTCGAGAAGAAACGGTTGCGCAATGTTGCAAAGATCCTCGGCGTCGAGCCGGCCCGGTCTTTTCGCTACGTCGATTTCATCAACGATTTCTTCTGCTTCAAGCGCGAATGGCTCATCGCGCTGAATGACTATATCGCGTCGAAATACGGCTCGAAACCCTACGTCGAGCTGCTCAAGGGTCTCAGCGCGTCAAAAGACCAGACACGGTTCGGGGAATGGACGCTCTATTCCGTCTTTCTGCTCGATGTGATGCACCAGTCGCCGACGATGCGCGATGCGCGCGGGGCCTATCTGACGCAGATCCATAGCCGCCTCGGCCTCACGCTGAGCCGGCTGGACAGCAAGATCGTTCATCTCGTCCAGAAATCCTTCGACCCAAACGTGATCCGGCAGAAACTGATGAAGGTGAACCCGGGCGCCGCTCAGATCGTCGGCGCGACGGCATGGGCAGATGCAGGAGTTCGCCCCCGATGA